One Thomasclavelia spiroformis DSM 1552 DNA window includes the following coding sequences:
- a CDS encoding phosphatidylserine decarboxylase produces the protein MIVVDRLGNVITNGEKQNNLLEKLYGTVIGRCVLKILVCRFVSNIGGWYMNSSLSKHMIKSFIEENKIDMSQYIDKKFTSYNDFFTRKIIEGKRPFLVNDNVLISPADSKLSCYRIDDDSCFLIKNTLYSLSDLLNNDILAKEYLNGYCLIFRLSVDDYHRYSYIDDGKIVESKYIPGEFHTVNPIANDYYPIYKRNSRNYTIIESKNFGKLIQMEVGAMMVGKIVNYDKKYCHKGEEKGYFEFGGSTVIILFKDNQVIIDDDIIKNTNEDKETVVKLGETIGKKYSREVK, from the coding sequence ATGATAGTTGTTGATCGCTTGGGAAATGTTATAACTAATGGTGAAAAACAAAATAATTTGTTGGAAAAACTTTATGGTACAGTTATTGGCAGATGTGTTTTAAAAATTCTTGTTTGTCGGTTTGTTAGTAACATTGGCGGCTGGTATATGAATTCTAGTTTGTCTAAACATATGATAAAATCGTTTATTGAAGAAAATAAAATTGATATGTCGCAGTATATTGATAAGAAATTTACAAGTTATAATGATTTTTTTACGCGTAAGATAATCGAAGGAAAACGTCCTTTTTTAGTGAATGATAATGTGTTAATTAGTCCTGCGGATTCTAAATTATCATGTTATCGAATAGATGATGATAGTTGTTTTCTGATAAAGAATACATTATATTCTTTATCAGATTTATTGAATAATGATATATTGGCTAAGGAATATTTAAATGGCTATTGTTTGATTTTTAGATTGAGTGTAGATGATTATCATCGCTATAGTTATATTGATGATGGAAAAATTGTTGAAAGTAAATATATACCGGGTGAATTTCATACGGTTAATCCTATAGCCAATGATTATTATCCAATTTATAAGCGTAATAGTCGTAATTATACTATTATTGAATCAAAGAATTTTGGAAAGCTGATTCAAATGGAAGTTGGAGCCATGATGGTTGGTAAAATTGTGAATTATGACAAAAAATATTGTCATAAAGGTGAAGAAAAGGGATATTTTGAATTTGGTGGATCTACAGTAATTATTTTATTTAAAGATAATCAAGTGATTATTGATGATGATATTATTAAAAATACAAATGAAGATAAAGAAACTGTGGTAAAATTAGGTGAAACTATAGGTAAGAAGTACTCAAGGGAGGTTAAATAA
- a CDS encoding CDP-alcohol phosphatidyltransferase family protein, translating to MIGYYSYTVILTYLSLVFAMAGIHLSFNGMYQWAFICLIMCGICDTFDGMVARSKKNRTDEEKRFGIQIDSLCDLVAFGVFPAILGYNVGLSSIGWLAIEIFYVLAAVIRLAYFNVKEETRQQETDEKRKYYQGLPVTTSSFILPLAYAFRYVIFELSYLYGALMLITGILFIVDFKVPKVQSKGLVALGILVIIELIQIVVMK from the coding sequence ATGATCGGTTATTATAGTTATACGGTTATTCTTACATATTTGTCGTTAGTGTTTGCAATGGCAGGAATTCATTTGTCATTTAATGGAATGTACCAGTGGGCATTTATATGTTTAATAATGTGTGGTATTTGTGATACATTTGATGGAATGGTAGCTCGTAGCAAGAAAAATCGCACTGATGAAGAAAAGCGCTTTGGAATTCAAATTGATTCATTATGTGATTTAGTTGCTTTTGGAGTTTTTCCAGCTATTCTAGGATATAATGTAGGTTTAAGTTCAATTGGATGGCTAGCAATAGAGATTTTTTATGTTTTAGCAGCTGTTATAAGATTAGCTTATTTTAATGTTAAAGAAGAAACTAGGCAACAAGAAACAGATGAAAAAAGAAAGTATTATCAAGGATTACCTGTAACAACTTCTTCTTTTATTTTGCCATTAGCTTATGCATTTAGATATGTTATTTTTGAATTATCATATTTATATGGGGCATTGATGTTAATTACAGGAATTTTATTTATTGTTGATTTTAAAGTACCTAAGGTTCAATCAAAAGGATTAGTGGCTTTAGGAATACTTGTTATTATAGAGTTGATTCAGATTGTGGTGATGAAATGA
- the nrdG gene encoding anaerobic ribonucleoside-triphosphate reductase activating protein, whose amino-acid sequence MRYAQIRKTDIANGEGIRVSLYVQGCHRHCFNCFNQETWDFCGGEEFDVDIENTLIDLIKRPHISGLTVLGGEPLELENRNDVFRLLKRVKECCKDKTIWLYSAFLYEDIKNFDVDILSYVDVLVDGPFVDGLKDRKLRFRGSSNQRIIDVPKSLENDKIVLYADSRFYK is encoded by the coding sequence ATGAGATATGCACAAATTAGAAAAACAGATATAGCAAATGGTGAAGGTATAAGGGTTTCTTTATATGTTCAAGGATGTCACCGTCATTGTTTTAATTGTTTTAATCAAGAAACATGGGATTTTTGTGGTGGTGAAGAATTTGATGTTGATATTGAAAATACTTTGATTGATTTAATTAAACGTCCACATATTTCTGGGTTAACAGTTCTTGGTGGAGAACCGTTAGAGTTAGAAAATAGAAATGATGTTTTTAGATTATTAAAACGAGTTAAAGAATGCTGTAAAGATAAAACAATCTGGCTTTATTCAGCTTTTCTGTATGAAGATATTAAGAATTTTGATGTTGATATATTATCTTATGTAGATGTATTAGTTGATGGTCCATTTGTAGATGGATTAAAGGATCGTAAGCTTAGGTTTAGAGGTTCATCTAATCAAAGGATTATTGATGTACCAAAATCTTTAGAAAATGATAAGATTGTTTTATATGCAGATAGTAGATTTTATAAATAA
- a CDS encoding DUF2232 domain-containing protein: MSGNKVKIMSQGAMLASLFGVLGLINIYTGSIFDIIFSYIMVLALAYYAYLYDYKAALSVLVVTFVVLFLVGEMFFALYASITLILGVFYGYCLHNNKSKRFSKYGLIVVSALKNFIIFFLMGGLLGIDVYKEGLEIYRDIMNVIPWLKNIVTPEIGFALLWIFMFVCESYVIRSYFDIIIGKLSKRNKC; the protein is encoded by the coding sequence ATGAGTGGAAATAAAGTCAAAATAATGTCACAGGGGGCTATGTTGGCATCATTATTTGGTGTTTTAGGACTGATAAATATATATACTGGAAGTATTTTTGATATTATTTTTTCATATATAATGGTCTTGGCTCTTGCGTATTATGCATATTTATATGATTATAAAGCCGCTTTAAGTGTACTGGTAGTAACATTTGTTGTGCTTTTTTTAGTAGGAGAAATGTTTTTTGCTTTGTATGCTAGTATCACTTTAATTCTTGGGGTTTTTTATGGGTATTGTTTGCATAATAATAAAAGTAAACGTTTTTCTAAATATGGTCTAATAGTTGTATCCGCACTAAAAAATTTTATTATTTTCTTTTTGATGGGCGGACTTTTAGGAATTGATGTTTATAAAGAAGGATTAGAGATATATCGTGATATAATGAATGTTATTCCTTGGTTAAAAAATATTGTTACGCCAGAAATTGGTTTTGCATTATTGTGGATATTTATGTTTGTATGTGAATCATATGTAATTAGATCATACTTTGATATTATTATCGGTAAATTAAGTAAACGAAATAAATGTTAG
- a CDS encoding ParB/RepB/Spo0J family partition protein, with translation MPSNTKKSTATKKSSTVKNKKLGKGLDAIFGGDISALIDDIEKNTPETKHINISLDEIRPNPYQPRKLFDEEKLEELAISIKEHGIFQPVILKSSIQGYEIVAGERRCRAAKKAGLSTVPAIIVDFTDDQMMEIALLENIQREDLNSIEEAKAYLSMMDKLGLTQEQLAKRIGKSRSYIANTLRLLQLPEMIQNYVLEGKMSMGHARCLITLPKEKAEALAKRCIDEGLSVRDVENVVKGIELGNSRKERPKVIKSKELVYVEGLLRKKFRTKIKVDENTLTIKYTDTKDLNRILELMGVIEES, from the coding sequence ATGCCAAGTAATACAAAAAAAAGTACGGCTACAAAAAAGAGCAGTACAGTTAAAAATAAAAAATTAGGTAAAGGACTAGATGCTATTTTTGGTGGTGATATTTCTGCGTTAATTGATGACATTGAAAAAAATACACCAGAAACAAAGCACATTAATATTTCTTTAGATGAAATTCGTCCAAATCCTTATCAGCCACGTAAGTTGTTTGATGAAGAAAAATTAGAAGAATTAGCTATATCAATTAAAGAACATGGGATTTTTCAACCAGTTATTTTAAAATCATCTATCCAAGGCTATGAGATTGTAGCCGGTGAAAGAAGATGTCGTGCTGCTAAAAAGGCTGGTTTAAGTACTGTTCCAGCAATCATCGTTGATTTTACTGATGATCAAATGATGGAAATAGCATTGTTAGAAAATATTCAAAGAGAAGATTTAAATTCAATTGAAGAAGCGAAAGCTTATTTATCGATGATGGATAAATTAGGACTTACTCAAGAACAGCTAGCAAAAAGAATTGGTAAATCACGAAGCTATATTGCTAATACGCTTAGATTGTTACAGTTACCTGAGATGATTCAAAATTATGTATTAGAGGGAAAAATGTCAATGGGGCATGCTCGTTGTTTAATAACATTACCAAAAGAAAAAGCTGAGGCTCTTGCTAAACGTTGTATCGATGAAGGACTATCTGTTCGAGACGTAGAAAATGTGGTTAAAGGAATTGAGTTAGGAAATAGTCGTAAAGAACGTCCTAAAGTGATAAAATCTAAAGAATTGGTTTATGTTGAAGGGTTATTAAGAAAGAAGTTTAGAACAAAAATTAAAGTTGATGAAAATACTTTAACAATAAAATATACTGATACTAAAGATTTAAATCGTATTTTGGAATTAATGGGTGTAATTGAAGAAAGCTAG
- a CDS encoding ParA family protein has translation MTKIIAITNQKGGVGKTTTSINLAAALAKAKNRVLLVDMDPQANATQGIGIDRDNIELSTYNIIVEECEMKDVIVPSYIAKLDVAPGSIDLAGADLELANIKRGREQRLKKAIDQIKDDYNYIIIDCPPALGLLNTNALTACDSVLIPVQCEYYALEGLTQLLNTILLTQSVFNPRLTIEGILLTMLDQRTNLGVEVSQEVRKYFKEKVYKTAIPRNIKLSEAPSEGLAIFDYDNNSEGARAYRDFAKEVCKRNAK, from the coding sequence ATGACAAAAATAATTGCAATCACAAATCAAAAAGGCGGAGTTGGAAAAACAACTACTAGTATTAATTTAGCAGCGGCACTTGCAAAAGCTAAAAATAGGGTACTTCTAGTTGATATGGATCCCCAAGCTAATGCTACACAAGGTATTGGAATTGATCGTGATAATATTGAATTGTCAACATATAATATTATTGTTGAAGAATGTGAGATGAAAGATGTAATTGTTCCTTCATATATTGCTAAGTTAGATGTTGCTCCTGGGAGTATTGATTTAGCAGGTGCTGATTTAGAGTTAGCAAATATAAAAAGAGGGCGTGAACAGCGTTTAAAAAAAGCAATAGATCAAATAAAAGATGATTATAATTATATAATTATTGATTGCCCTCCAGCATTAGGGTTATTAAATACTAATGCTCTTACTGCTTGTGATTCAGTTTTAATTCCAGTGCAATGTGAGTATTATGCATTAGAGGGATTAACACAGTTATTAAATACAATTTTATTAACACAAAGTGTTTTTAATCCACGTTTGACAATAGAAGGTATTTTATTGACAATGTTAGATCAACGAACTAATCTTGGAGTTGAAGTTTCCCAAGAAGTTCGTAAATATTTTAAGGAAAAGGTTTATAAAACTGCAATTCCAAGAAATATTAAATTATCTGAAGCACCATCAGAAGGATTGGCTATTTTTGATTATGATAATAATTCAGAAGGTGCCAGAGCATATCGAGATTTTGCAAAGGAAGTGTGTAAACGTAATGCCAAGTAA
- the nrdD gene encoding anaerobic ribonucleoside-triphosphate reductase: MKVIKRDGQKVDFDASKIENAILKAMKCGSGIVDTKCAHDIAVEIEKWHEFDGNNISIYRIEGQVFEKLIEKGQILTAKAYEGYRKVREFQRETNTIDNEIYGIVNQTNKEAMEENSNKDATVLATQRDLIAGEFSRDYCRRLLLPPKIVQAHDDGIIHFHDMDYYIQKMHNCDLVNLKDMFAKGTVINDKLIETPKSLQTACTVATQIVQQVANGQYGGQTISLAHLSPYVRLSYEKHQRNVRREGQLVGIDYTQEQIDKIANARLKDEIKAGIQTIQYQINTFSTTNGQAPFLSVFMYLREEPEYIKETAMLIEETLRQRYVGMKNPVGAYVTPAFPKLLYVLDDNNVPQDSEYRYLTDLAVKCVSKRMMPDFISAKIMRENYEGEVFPCMGCRSFLSPWKDENGEYKWYGRFNQGVVTLNLADAGLSANHNLEVFWKILDERLELCKEALLLRHESLKGTVGDVSPIHWRYGALARLKSGETIDKLLENGYSTISLGYIGLYECVVALIGSTHTSKEGNELATKIMERLREACDSWKKETGLGFGLYGTPAESTTYTFAKALKKRFGIVEGITDKDYLTNSYHVNVREHIDAFDKLGIEAKFQKLSSGGAISYVEVTNMSENLDALSELIDYMYETIQYAEINTKSDYCQECGYDGEILLDENREWYCPNCGNRNHKTLNVCRRTCGYLGDNFWNQGRTQEIAERFVHLDNHLLGE, from the coding sequence ATGAAGGTAATTAAAAGAGATGGACAAAAAGTTGATTTTGATGCATCAAAAATTGAAAATGCAATCTTAAAAGCGATGAAATGTGGTAGCGGAATTGTTGATACCAAATGTGCTCATGATATTGCTGTTGAAATTGAAAAATGGCATGAGTTTGATGGAAATAATATTTCAATTTATCGTATTGAAGGACAAGTTTTTGAAAAGTTAATTGAAAAAGGACAAATTTTAACAGCTAAGGCATATGAGGGTTATCGTAAGGTAAGAGAATTTCAACGTGAAACTAATACAATCGATAATGAAATTTATGGAATTGTTAATCAAACTAATAAGGAAGCAATGGAAGAAAACTCTAATAAAGATGCTACTGTTTTAGCAACTCAAAGAGATTTGATTGCAGGTGAATTTTCTAGAGATTATTGTCGTAGATTGTTGTTGCCTCCAAAGATTGTTCAAGCTCATGATGATGGAATTATTCATTTTCATGATATGGATTATTATATTCAAAAGATGCATAATTGCGATTTAGTTAATTTAAAGGATATGTTTGCTAAAGGAACAGTAATTAATGATAAATTAATTGAAACACCTAAATCATTGCAAACAGCTTGTACAGTTGCAACACAAATTGTACAACAAGTTGCAAATGGTCAATATGGTGGACAAACGATTTCATTAGCTCATTTATCTCCATATGTAAGATTAAGCTATGAAAAGCATCAACGTAATGTTCGTCGAGAAGGTCAATTAGTAGGAATAGATTATACTCAAGAACAAATTGATAAAATTGCTAATGCAAGATTAAAAGATGAAATTAAAGCGGGAATTCAAACAATTCAGTATCAAATTAATACATTCTCTACTACAAATGGACAAGCACCATTTTTATCAGTATTTATGTATTTAAGAGAAGAGCCTGAATATATTAAAGAAACAGCAATGTTAATTGAAGAAACATTAAGACAAAGATATGTTGGAATGAAGAATCCAGTTGGTGCATATGTAACACCAGCATTTCCTAAATTACTTTATGTATTGGATGATAATAATGTACCTCAAGATAGTGAATATCGTTATTTAACAGATTTAGCTGTAAAATGTGTTTCTAAACGAATGATGCCTGATTTTATTTCTGCTAAAATTATGAGAGAAAATTATGAAGGTGAAGTATTCCCATGTATGGGATGTCGTAGCTTCTTATCACCTTGGAAAGATGAAAATGGCGAATATAAATGGTATGGTCGTTTTAATCAAGGGGTCGTAACATTAAATTTAGCTGATGCGGGATTATCTGCGAACCATAATCTTGAAGTTTTTTGGAAAATTTTAGATGAAAGACTTGAATTATGTAAAGAAGCATTATTATTAAGACATGAAAGTTTAAAAGGAACAGTCGGTGATGTTAGTCCAATTCACTGGCGTTATGGGGCATTAGCTCGTTTAAAATCAGGTGAAACAATTGATAAGTTATTAGAAAATGGATATTCAACAATTTCTTTAGGTTATATTGGATTATATGAATGTGTTGTTGCTTTAATTGGTAGTACGCATACTTCTAAAGAAGGTAATGAACTAGCAACAAAGATCATGGAACGTTTAAGAGAAGCTTGTGATAGTTGGAAAAAAGAAACAGGACTTGGATTTGGTTTATATGGAACGCCAGCTGAATCAACTACATATACTTTTGCAAAAGCATTGAAAAAACGTTTTGGAATTGTAGAGGGAATTACAGATAAAGATTATTTAACTAATTCTTATCATGTTAATGTTAGAGAACATATTGATGCCTTTGATAAACTTGGAATAGAAGCAAAATTCCAAAAACTTTCATCAGGTGGAGCAATTAGTTATGTTGAAGTTACAAATATGTCTGAAAATTTAGATGCTCTTAGTGAATTGATTGATTATATGTATGAAACTATTCAATATGCAGAAATTAATACAAAATCTGATTATTGCCAAGAATGTGGTTATGATGGTGAAATTTTATTAGATGAAAATCGTGAATGGTATTGTCCAAATTGTGGTAACAGAAATCATAAAACTTTAAATGTATGTCGTCGTACTTGCGGGTATTTAGGTGATAATTTCTGGAATCAAGGAAGAACTCAAGAAATAGCTGAACGTTTTGTTCATTTAGATAATCACTTGTTAGGTGAGTAG